The Magnetospirillum sp. 15-1 genome has a window encoding:
- a CDS encoding asparagine synthase-related protein, whose translation MSRIAGLVRFTAARPSDRALADRMLAPLPGPDKKVLAAGSALFGRTAFAGGAIGGGLTLADGLLVCLDGRVLNHAELAAAEGLAAGDDAALIAALTRRYGFAGALSRLVGDFAVAVFDAAQGRLWLGRDRFGVKPLYWAPVADGITFASQPRALLALPELPKEVNRAFVARFAASHYRVFDNPREESPYAAIRQLPAAHGVELSAGSCPAPQAWWSLTEQPEFAESDAESLAERYRAQLLTAVGRRVKASSNPAFTLSGGLDSSSVLCCAAEITGEKQHAVSSVYADATFDERHEIQDVVVEKVSQWHPVELGDDIDLFGLIDRLVRTHDEPVATATWLSHLLVCDQVAADGFGALFGGLGGDELNAGEYEYFPLFFADLRAAGREDEVRHEVAEWARHHDHPIYHKDAAVAEDMMARLTDPAHLGRCLPDLGRMRRYYPTLNPSWHDLSGFLPVMDQPFTSYLRNRTYQDMIRETLPCCLRAEDRQCTAMGLEHHDPFLDHELVEFMYRVPATLKIKDGATKQLLRRAMRGILPEATRTRIKKTGWNAPAHRWFGGRTLEALRDRVSSAKFRDRGIYDPAAVMALIDDHLAVVNGDGTRENHMMFLWQLANVECWLDSIEGQG comes from the coding sequence ATGTCCCGAATCGCAGGCCTTGTCCGTTTTACCGCCGCCCGCCCCAGTGACCGGGCCTTGGCCGACCGCATGCTGGCGCCCCTGCCCGGCCCGGACAAGAAAGTGCTGGCGGCCGGCTCCGCCCTGTTCGGCCGCACCGCCTTTGCCGGCGGCGCCATCGGCGGCGGCCTGACCCTGGCCGACGGCCTGCTGGTCTGCCTGGACGGGCGGGTGCTGAACCATGCCGAGCTGGCGGCGGCGGAAGGTCTGGCGGCGGGCGACGACGCCGCCCTGATCGCCGCCCTGACCCGCCGCTACGGCTTTGCCGGAGCCCTGTCGCGGCTGGTGGGCGATTTCGCCGTGGCGGTGTTCGACGCCGCCCAGGGCCGGCTGTGGCTGGGCCGCGACCGCTTCGGGGTCAAGCCCCTGTACTGGGCGCCGGTGGCCGACGGCATCACCTTCGCCTCCCAGCCCCGCGCCCTGCTGGCCCTGCCCGAGCTGCCCAAGGAGGTCAACCGCGCCTTCGTCGCCCGCTTCGCCGCCTCCCATTATCGGGTGTTCGACAATCCGCGCGAGGAATCGCCCTACGCCGCCATCCGCCAGCTGCCCGCCGCCCATGGGGTGGAGCTGAGCGCCGGGTCCTGCCCCGCCCCCCAGGCGTGGTGGAGCCTGACCGAGCAGCCAGAATTCGCCGAAAGCGACGCCGAATCCCTGGCCGAGCGCTACCGTGCCCAGCTGCTGACGGCGGTGGGCCGCCGAGTCAAGGCCTCCAGCAACCCGGCCTTCACACTGTCGGGCGGCCTGGATTCCTCGTCGGTGCTGTGCTGCGCCGCCGAGATCACCGGCGAGAAGCAGCACGCCGTCTCCAGCGTCTATGCCGACGCCACCTTCGACGAGCGCCACGAGATTCAAGACGTGGTGGTGGAGAAGGTCAGCCAGTGGCATCCGGTGGAGCTGGGCGACGACATCGACCTGTTCGGCCTGATCGACCGGCTGGTGCGCACCCATGACGAGCCGGTGGCCACCGCCACCTGGCTGTCCCATCTGCTGGTCTGCGATCAGGTCGCCGCCGACGGGTTCGGGGCGCTGTTCGGCGGCCTGGGCGGCGACGAGCTGAACGCCGGGGAATACGAGTACTTCCCCCTGTTCTTCGCCGATCTGCGCGCCGCCGGACGCGAGGACGAGGTCCGTCACGAAGTGGCCGAATGGGCCCGCCATCACGACCATCCCATCTATCACAAGGACGCCGCCGTCGCCGAGGACATGATGGCGCGCCTGACCGATCCCGCCCATCTCGGCCGCTGCCTGCCCGATCTGGGCCGCATGCGCCGCTACTACCCCACCCTGAACCCGTCCTGGCACGATCTGTCCGGCTTCCTGCCGGTGATGGACCAGCCCTTCACCAGCTATCTGCGCAACCGCACCTATCAGGACATGATCCGCGAGACCCTGCCCTGCTGCCTGCGCGCCGAGGACCGTCAGTGCACCGCCATGGGGCTGGAGCATCACGACCCCTTCCTCGACCACGAGCTGGTGGAGTTCATGTACCGGGTCCCCGCCACCCTGAAGATCAAGGACGGCGCCACCAAGCAGCTGCTGCGCCGGGCCATGCGGGGCATCTTGCCCGAAGCCACCCGCACCCGCATCAAGAAGACCGGCTGGAACGCCCCCGCCCACCGCTGGTTCGGCGGCCGCACCCTGGAAGCCCTGCGCGACCGGGTGTCCTCGGCCAAATTCCGCGATCGCGGCATCTACGACCCGGCGGCGGTCATGGCCCTGATCGACGACCATCTGGCCGTGGTCAACGGCGACGGCACCCGCGAGAACCACATGATGTTCCTGTGGCAGCTGGCCAATGTGGAATGCTGGCTCGACAGCATCGAGGGCCAGGGCTGA
- a CDS encoding class I SAM-dependent methyltransferase codes for MAADPIWPDPIWQDDGWLAHNIWEHSRTVRELYAARARDEAEEMTCAAQAAELLAPLLRPGDSLLDAGCGSGYFFHSLRRRALPVAYHGFDASPSLIAIGQRELPAFGLPAERLRVLRLEDFQGRADHVLCMNLLSNLDNYHRPLERLLKAAGRSLILRESITDGARYAYVRDNFLDEGVDLKVHVNAYDRAEITAFVESYGFSVRQVTDRRTGGQPEDVIGYPHWWSFLVAVRTV; via the coding sequence ATGGCCGCCGATCCCATTTGGCCCGATCCCATTTGGCAAGACGACGGCTGGCTGGCCCACAATATCTGGGAGCACAGCCGGACGGTGCGCGAGCTGTACGCCGCCCGCGCCCGCGACGAGGCCGAGGAGATGACCTGCGCCGCCCAGGCCGCCGAATTGCTGGCGCCCCTGCTGCGGCCCGGCGACAGCCTGCTGGATGCGGGCTGCGGCAGCGGCTATTTCTTTCATTCCCTGCGCCGCCGCGCCCTGCCGGTCGCCTATCACGGCTTCGACGCCAGCCCGTCGCTGATCGCCATCGGCCAGCGGGAATTGCCGGCCTTCGGCCTGCCCGCCGAACGCCTGCGCGTCCTGCGCCTGGAAGATTTCCAGGGCCGGGCCGACCATGTGCTGTGCATGAACCTGCTGTCCAACCTGGACAATTACCACCGGCCGCTGGAACGCTTGCTGAAGGCGGCGGGCCGCTCGCTGATCTTGCGGGAATCCATCACCGACGGCGCCCGCTACGCCTATGTGCGCGACAATTTCCTGGACGAGGGTGTCGACCTCAAGGTGCACGTCAACGCCTATGACCGCGCCGAGATCACTGCCTTCGTGGAAAGCTACGGCTTCTCGGTGCGCCAGGTGACCGACCGGCGCACCGGCGGCCAGCCCGAGGACGTCATCGGCTATCCCCATTGGTGGAGCTTCCTGGTGGCGGTCCGTACCGTCTAG
- a CDS encoding class I SAM-dependent methyltransferase, producing MDRDALESSVRHCYSTWGERYYADYYQADGAYPPIHTGIVRDLLSREKARTVLDAGCGPASMLRDLALPGLDRYGFDLTPEMVREARRVLGGQGVPESHVWEGSVLDPQAFAPVKAFAPVSGMDLALCFGVLPHIPQAADRVVLEHLRDCVRPGGLIAVEARNELFALFTLNRYSRELFRDTLIHEAGLKAAAGDEAERAALDSALAELDQRFRMDLPPLRKGYADEPGYDEVLSRTHNPFEMRAAAEAAGLTEVRTLFYHYHALPPMLEKAVPSLFRRQSVAMEAPEDWRGHFMASAFILVGRRAA from the coding sequence ATGGACCGTGACGCGCTGGAATCTTCCGTTCGCCATTGCTACAGCACCTGGGGCGAGCGCTATTACGCCGATTACTACCAGGCCGACGGCGCCTATCCTCCCATCCATACCGGTATCGTCCGCGACCTGCTGAGCCGGGAGAAGGCGCGCACGGTCCTTGACGCCGGCTGCGGCCCCGCCTCCATGCTGCGCGACCTGGCCCTGCCGGGGCTGGACCGCTATGGCTTCGACCTCACCCCGGAAATGGTGCGCGAGGCCCGCCGCGTTCTCGGCGGCCAGGGCGTGCCCGAGAGCCATGTCTGGGAAGGCAGCGTGCTCGACCCCCAGGCCTTCGCTCCGGTCAAGGCCTTCGCGCCGGTCAGCGGCATGGACCTGGCCCTGTGCTTCGGCGTCCTGCCCCATATCCCTCAGGCCGCGGACCGGGTGGTGCTGGAGCATCTGCGCGATTGCGTGCGCCCGGGCGGCCTGATCGCCGTGGAGGCCCGCAATGAGCTGTTCGCCCTGTTCACTCTCAACCGCTACAGCCGCGAACTGTTCCGCGACACCCTGATCCACGAGGCTGGACTGAAGGCGGCGGCCGGCGACGAGGCCGAGCGCGCCGCCCTGGATTCCGCCCTGGCCGAGCTGGACCAGCGCTTCCGCATGGACCTGCCGCCCCTGCGCAAGGGCTATGCCGACGAGCCCGGCTATGACGAGGTGCTGTCGCGCACCCACAATCCGTTCGAGATGCGCGCCGCCGCCGAGGCGGCGGGCCTGACCGAGGTGCGGACCCTGTTCTATCACTACCACGCCCTGCCCCCCATGCTGGAGAAGGCCGTGCCTTCCCTGTTCCGCCGCCAGAGCGTCGCCATGGAAGCCCCCGAGGACTGGCGCGGCCATTTCATGGCCTCGGCCTTCATCCTCGTCGGCCGCCGGGCGGCGTAA
- a CDS encoding class I SAM-dependent methyltransferase, giving the protein MTGPVAPPSQDDLPLGQRLSEHELCPDDLLAGQEAAFARDIVRLHQHDDQLVAVACPACGTDRPDHAFAKFGFAFQRCPECRTVYMSPRPSEALMADYYANSENYAYWAEHIFPASEDTRREKIHKPWLARVAEYCDRFGIDRGTLLEVGPGFGTFSSVATQSGAFRRVVAVEPTPEMAAACRQRGVEVIEKRIEDLDGAVDRADVVCAFEVIEHLFEPARFVRGIRNVVAPGGLLILSCPNGEGFDMALLGGKALAVDAEHVNLFNPDSLSRLVRDAGFEILSVQTPGRLDAELVRDAALAGDIVLDPFLQRVLVDEWERLGWPFQHFLAENGLSSHMWLAARRPE; this is encoded by the coding sequence ATGACCGGCCCTGTCGCGCCCCCTTCACAGGACGATTTGCCCCTGGGCCAACGTCTGTCCGAGCATGAATTGTGCCCCGACGATCTGCTGGCCGGCCAGGAGGCCGCCTTCGCCCGCGACATCGTCCGCCTGCACCAGCATGACGACCAGCTGGTGGCGGTGGCCTGCCCAGCCTGCGGCACCGACCGCCCCGACCATGCCTTCGCCAAGTTCGGCTTCGCCTTCCAGCGCTGCCCCGAATGCCGCACGGTCTATATGAGCCCGCGCCCGTCGGAAGCGCTGATGGCCGATTACTACGCCAATTCGGAAAACTACGCCTATTGGGCCGAGCACATCTTCCCCGCCTCGGAAGACACCCGGCGCGAGAAGATCCACAAGCCCTGGCTGGCCCGGGTGGCGGAATATTGCGACCGCTTCGGCATCGATCGCGGCACGCTTTTGGAAGTGGGGCCGGGCTTCGGCACCTTTTCCTCGGTGGCGACCCAGTCGGGCGCCTTCCGCCGGGTGGTGGCGGTGGAGCCGACGCCGGAAATGGCCGCGGCCTGCCGCCAGCGCGGCGTCGAGGTCATCGAGAAGCGCATCGAGGATCTGGACGGCGCCGTCGACCGCGCCGACGTTGTCTGCGCCTTCGAGGTCATCGAGCATCTGTTCGAGCCCGCCCGCTTCGTGCGCGGCATCCGCAACGTGGTGGCGCCGGGCGGCCTGCTGATCCTGTCCTGCCCCAACGGCGAGGGCTTCGACATGGCGCTGCTGGGCGGCAAGGCCCTGGCCGTGGATGCCGAGCACGTCAACCTGTTCAATCCCGACTCCCTGTCGCGGCTGGTGCGCGATGCCGGCTTCGAGATTCTCAGCGTCCAGACTCCGGGCCGCCTGGATGCCGAGCTGGTGCGCGACGCCGCCCTGGCCGGCGACATCGTCCTCGACCCCTTCCTGCAACGGGTGCTGGTGGACGAATGGGAGCGCCTGGGCTGGCCGTTCCAGCACTTCCTGGCCGAGAACGGATTGTCGTCGCACATGTGGCTTGCCGCCCGCAGGCCGGAATAG
- a CDS encoding class I SAM-dependent methyltransferase: MKCTICNFPLGDELIVITSPDRFELGCGIPSAGYRRTWRDCPNCGAAINVLPPESREKLAAIESSYYEIDFAGSDIRQKYDKVMSLPPQGSDNAGRVARMISTLESFPTTRDGSWRVLDIGAGTGVFLSGMLRASPRIAEAMGVEPDPRAARHLEALGLFTVINECFPIQRDIGRFDLVTLNKVIEHIDEPVAFLAEAARSLLPGGLLYVEVPDRLTTQRRPGTDNILGALHRHLHGPESLARMVRAAGLVCLSVERIIEPSGKLTVYAYAARPEMLDLWDRDA; this comes from the coding sequence ATGAAATGCACCATCTGCAATTTCCCCCTAGGCGATGAACTTATCGTCATCACGTCCCCCGATCGCTTTGAGCTGGGCTGCGGCATCCCGTCGGCCGGCTATCGCCGGACATGGCGGGACTGTCCCAATTGTGGTGCCGCCATCAACGTTCTGCCGCCGGAAAGCCGCGAAAAGCTGGCCGCCATCGAAAGCAGCTATTACGAAATCGATTTCGCCGGCAGCGATATCCGCCAGAAATACGACAAGGTCATGTCCTTGCCGCCCCAGGGCTCGGACAATGCCGGACGCGTGGCACGCATGATCTCCACCCTGGAGAGTTTCCCGACGACGCGGGACGGCTCCTGGCGGGTGCTGGACATCGGTGCGGGCACGGGCGTCTTCCTCAGCGGCATGCTGCGTGCCAGCCCGCGCATCGCCGAGGCCATGGGCGTCGAGCCCGATCCCCGCGCCGCCCGGCACCTCGAAGCGCTGGGCCTGTTCACCGTCATCAATGAATGCTTCCCCATCCAACGCGACATCGGCCGTTTCGATCTCGTCACCTTGAACAAGGTGATCGAGCACATCGACGAGCCCGTCGCCTTTCTGGCAGAGGCGGCCCGTTCTCTGCTCCCGGGCGGTCTGCTTTATGTCGAGGTCCCAGATCGCCTCACCACCCAGCGCCGGCCCGGCACCGACAACATCCTTGGCGCGCTTCACCGTCATCTGCACGGCCCGGAAAGCCTGGCCCGCATGGTGAGGGCCGCCGGTCTGGTCTGCCTTTCGGTCGAGCGCATCATCGAGCCCAGCGGCAAGCTGACGGTTTACGCCTATGCCGCGCGCCCGGAAATGCTCGACCTCTGGGATCGGGACGCGTAA
- a CDS encoding ABC transporter ATP-binding protein: protein MFPQIRRAFALLERQDRSWVWAYFASSMMSSTLEAMGLALVFGFFYTSMNPGQIADLPFLGALYRFTGFPPIHKYLAILSVLVIFAFVVRAGVLLLAGWISVAFRRRIQDSLASRLFNSYMHQPLVWHMKRGSSYLLNAVVSGTGQVGQHIIVGSLDIATSLITLSFLLLTMAWLKPEETAFAAAFLFVLGGSFILFFRPILSRWGLRMMTASEHMWQAAREPLRGVKIVKVYGLEKYFADRFRSALNEFLDINVKNSLVQQLPKLILEASIITGILTVISIAFSTGVEASSIIPGMILFAGAAIRLLPQIVNIIGNINYMRFSEAALASVSEDMNLPSGEGADNDTHRHDAFNSLSLRNVGFFYDGQSRPALRDINLDLKAGEHLALVGLSGAGKTTLVDLLLGLIRHHSGALTMNGQPLDSFPRDLFTYVPQDPFIVHDTLAKNIALGADIIDHDALLRAVGDAALNEVIARLPNGLDSLMGEDGLGLSGGERQRLGIARALYRDAPIIIMDEPTSALDAVTEAQISGTIAALRGKKNIIMIAHRISLVKCFDKLAMMEDGHIADIGTFDQLYTNNNRFRAMVDILNMTTDVR, encoded by the coding sequence ATGTTTCCTCAGATTAGACGGGCTTTCGCTCTTCTCGAACGCCAGGACCGTTCCTGGGTGTGGGCGTATTTTGCATCATCAATGATGTCTTCGACCCTGGAAGCCATGGGTTTGGCCCTTGTCTTTGGCTTTTTCTATACCTCCATGAATCCGGGGCAGATTGCCGATCTGCCGTTCCTGGGCGCCCTCTATCGCTTCACCGGCTTTCCTCCCATACACAAGTATCTTGCCATCCTTAGTGTGTTGGTGATTTTTGCATTTGTCGTACGTGCGGGTGTCCTCCTTCTTGCCGGGTGGATATCCGTCGCATTTCGCCGCAGAATTCAAGATAGTCTGGCATCCCGCCTCTTTAACTCCTATATGCACCAGCCTTTAGTCTGGCATATGAAACGCGGCTCGTCATATTTGCTTAATGCTGTTGTTTCCGGGACGGGTCAGGTTGGTCAACATATTATTGTTGGCTCCCTGGATATTGCTACATCACTGATAACACTTAGCTTTCTTCTTCTGACCATGGCGTGGCTGAAGCCTGAGGAAACCGCCTTTGCCGCGGCCTTTCTCTTTGTTCTGGGCGGCTCTTTCATATTGTTTTTTCGCCCCATTCTAAGCCGCTGGGGCCTTCGCATGATGACCGCATCGGAACATATGTGGCAGGCTGCCCGCGAGCCGTTGCGCGGTGTGAAAATCGTAAAAGTTTATGGCCTTGAAAAATATTTTGCAGATCGCTTCCGATCCGCGCTTAACGAGTTCCTCGACATAAACGTCAAAAACTCTCTGGTGCAGCAGCTTCCGAAGCTTATACTTGAAGCATCCATCATAACAGGCATATTAACCGTCATCAGTATTGCATTCAGCACTGGGGTAGAGGCTTCATCTATTATTCCAGGAATGATCTTGTTCGCGGGAGCGGCAATTCGACTTCTGCCGCAGATTGTTAATATCATTGGAAACATCAATTACATGCGCTTCTCGGAAGCCGCTTTGGCTTCCGTTTCAGAAGACATGAATTTGCCCTCGGGTGAGGGTGCAGATAATGACACACACAGACATGATGCCTTCAATTCGTTGTCATTGCGAAATGTTGGATTTTTCTATGATGGACAATCCAGACCTGCCCTGCGCGACATCAATCTGGATTTGAAGGCCGGCGAGCATTTGGCACTGGTCGGATTGTCGGGTGCGGGAAAGACCACCCTGGTCGACCTTCTGCTGGGGTTGATACGTCACCACAGCGGCGCATTAACCATGAACGGCCAACCGCTTGATTCGTTCCCCAGAGACCTGTTCACCTATGTCCCCCAGGACCCCTTCATTGTCCACGATACCCTGGCGAAAAACATCGCGCTGGGAGCCGATATCATCGACCATGACGCCCTTCTTCGGGCCGTAGGCGATGCTGCCCTGAATGAAGTGATCGCCCGACTCCCCAATGGACTCGATTCGCTGATGGGCGAGGACGGCCTTGGTCTATCCGGGGGAGAACGTCAGCGCCTGGGCATTGCCCGTGCCCTTTACAGGGATGCCCCCATCATCATCATGGATGAGCCGACATCTGCGCTGGACGCCGTCACGGAAGCCCAAATCTCTGGAACTATTGCCGCACTACGTGGCAAGAAAAATATCATCATGATCGCCCACCGCATAAGTCTTGTGAAGTGTTTTGATAAATTAGCCATGATGGAGGATGGACATATCGCCGACATTGGCACATTTGATCAGCTATATACCAACAACAATCGATTCAGGGCTATGGTCGATATATTGAATATGACTACGGACGTGAGATAG
- a CDS encoding N-acetyl sugar amidotransferase: MTTLPPAPTHSGPRPRLIPVLLLKHGVIVRSQLFKVHQVIGNPMSTVERYSNWNADELVILDISRGEDRHDLRRDDLQQNYAGTSAINVLKAVAKVCFMPLTFGGRIQSVNDIEVRLVAGADKVTINTAAFDDPDLIEQAARRFGSQCIVASIDAQARPDGGWEVFVDGGRRATGLDPAQWAREMERRGAGEIFLNSIDRDGSALGYDLDLIRHVTQAVAIPVVACGGVGQYEHVAPAVLDGHAAAAAAANIFHFFELSYPHAKRTAIAAGVPMRPVRLGSEFLAREPVYDRPHEDARIAERLRQARDGDYPAARPDAAAKRRDIRWCTECTYPSISAAPMEFDDHGVCTGCQMAKVKAKIPRSEWDRRKELLREMVERYRCKDGSRHDVVIAVSGGKDSYFQVHVLKEEFGLNPLLVTYDGNNWTDAGWRNMVRMREAFGVDHVLVRPSVATLKKLNRQAFVIMGDMNWHGHVGIMTAPMAEAAKRGIPLVFYGEHGYLDLCGQFSMDDFPEVTYRDRLEHFARGYEWSYFVGRDGLTAQDMDLWKYPEDRAMLDLDLRGIFLGNFVYWEANDHIKLVTERYGFEVSHEPFDRTYRTMSNLDDMHENGAHDYLKYIKFGYGRATDHTCKDIRAGLMTRDRAIELVNHYDPIKPSDLYRWLNYVGMSEDEFDRIADTFRDPRVWRMEAGSWVRQKLGE, translated from the coding sequence ATGACCACCCTCCCGCCGGCCCCCACCCATAGCGGCCCCCGCCCCCGCCTGATCCCGGTATTGCTGCTGAAGCACGGAGTCATCGTGCGCAGCCAGCTGTTCAAGGTGCATCAGGTCATCGGCAACCCCATGAGCACGGTCGAACGCTATTCCAACTGGAATGCGGACGAACTGGTGATCCTGGACATCAGCCGGGGCGAGGACCGCCACGACCTGCGCCGCGACGACCTGCAGCAGAATTACGCCGGCACCTCGGCCATCAACGTGCTGAAGGCGGTGGCCAAGGTCTGCTTCATGCCCCTGACCTTCGGCGGCCGCATCCAAAGCGTCAATGATATCGAGGTCCGTCTCGTCGCCGGCGCCGACAAGGTTACCATCAACACCGCCGCCTTCGACGATCCCGACCTGATCGAACAGGCGGCCCGCCGCTTCGGCAGCCAGTGCATCGTCGCCAGCATCGACGCCCAGGCCCGGCCCGATGGCGGCTGGGAGGTGTTCGTGGACGGCGGACGGCGCGCCACCGGCCTCGATCCCGCCCAGTGGGCGCGGGAGATGGAGCGGCGCGGCGCCGGCGAGATCTTCCTCAATTCCATCGACCGCGACGGCTCGGCCCTGGGCTACGACCTGGACCTGATCCGCCACGTGACCCAGGCCGTCGCCATCCCGGTGGTGGCCTGCGGCGGCGTCGGCCAGTACGAGCACGTGGCCCCGGCCGTCCTGGACGGCCACGCGGCGGCGGCGGCGGCGGCCAACATCTTCCACTTCTTCGAACTGAGCTATCCCCACGCCAAGCGGACGGCCATCGCCGCCGGCGTGCCCATGCGGCCGGTGCGCCTGGGCTCGGAATTCCTGGCGCGCGAGCCGGTCTATGACCGCCCGCACGAGGATGCCCGCATCGCCGAGCGCCTGCGCCAGGCCCGCGACGGGGATTACCCGGCGGCCCGCCCGGATGCCGCCGCCAAGCGGCGCGACATCCGCTGGTGCACGGAATGCACCTATCCCTCCATCTCCGCCGCGCCCATGGAGTTCGACGACCACGGCGTCTGCACCGGCTGCCAGATGGCCAAGGTCAAGGCGAAGATTCCCCGTTCGGAATGGGACCGGCGCAAGGAATTGCTGCGCGAGATGGTCGAGCGCTACCGCTGCAAGGACGGCAGCCGTCACGATGTGGTCATCGCGGTGTCGGGCGGCAAGGATTCCTACTTCCAGGTCCACGTCCTGAAGGAGGAATTCGGCCTCAACCCCCTGCTGGTCACCTATGACGGCAACAACTGGACCGATGCCGGCTGGCGCAACATGGTTCGCATGCGCGAGGCCTTCGGCGTCGACCATGTGCTGGTGCGACCCTCGGTCGCCACCTTGAAAAAGCTGAACAGGCAAGCCTTCGTCATCATGGGCGACATGAACTGGCACGGCCATGTGGGCATCATGACCGCGCCCATGGCCGAGGCCGCCAAGCGCGGCATCCCCCTGGTGTTCTATGGCGAGCACGGCTATCTGGACCTGTGCGGCCAGTTCTCCATGGACGATTTCCCCGAGGTGACCTACCGCGACCGCCTGGAGCATTTCGCCCGCGGCTATGAATGGTCCTATTTCGTCGGCCGCGACGGCCTGACCGCCCAGGACATGGATCTGTGGAAGTATCCCGAGGACCGGGCCATGCTGGACCTGGACCTGCGCGGCATCTTCCTGGGCAATTTCGTCTATTGGGAAGCCAACGACCATATCAAGCTGGTGACCGAGCGCTACGGCTTCGAAGTCAGCCACGAGCCCTTCGACCGCACCTATCGCACCATGTCGAACCTGGACGACATGCACGAGAACGGCGCCCACGATTACCTGAAATACATTAAGTTCGGCTATGGCCGCGCCACCGACCATACCTGCAAGGATATCCGGGCCGGATTGATGACGCGCGACCGCGCCATCGAACTGGTCAACCACTATGACCCGATCAAGCCCAGCGATCTTTATCGCTGGCTGAACTACGTGGGCATGAGTGAAGACGAATTCGACCGTATCGCCGATACCTTCCGGGACCCCCGGGTCTGGCGGATGGAAGCCGGCAGCTGGGTGCGGCAGAAATTAGGCGAATAA
- the hisH gene encoding imidazole glycerol phosphate synthase subunit HisH encodes MITIIDSGICNIGSVLTALERVGASFAVTTDPARVAQAKSLLLPGVGAFADGMEALRRHGLVDPIRAHAAQGKPILGICLGMQLLAESSEEFGTHQGLGLIPGHVRKLPAAPGLRVPNMGWCDMQVQPGARLFAGLEPGASFYFVHSYAMDCADPRHSVGTIAFGPRPVTVAVERDNIFGAQFHPEKSQDTGLAFLANFVNTVDAQ; translated from the coding sequence ATGATCACCATCATCGACAGCGGCATCTGCAATATCGGGTCCGTCCTCACCGCCCTGGAGCGGGTGGGCGCCTCCTTTGCCGTCACCACCGATCCGGCCCGGGTGGCCCAGGCCAAATCCCTGCTGCTGCCCGGCGTCGGCGCCTTCGCCGACGGCATGGAGGCCCTGCGCCGCCACGGGCTGGTGGACCCCATCCGCGCCCATGCCGCCCAGGGCAAGCCCATTCTCGGCATCTGCCTGGGCATGCAGCTGCTGGCGGAATCCTCCGAGGAATTCGGTACCCACCAGGGCCTGGGCCTGATCCCCGGCCATGTGCGCAAATTGCCCGCCGCCCCCGGTCTGCGGGTGCCCAACATGGGCTGGTGCGACATGCAGGTTCAACCGGGCGCCCGCCTGTTCGCCGGCCTGGAGCCCGGGGCGTCGTTCTACTTCGTCCACTCCTACGCCATGGATTGCGCCGACCCCCGCCACAGCGTCGGCACCATCGCCTTCGGTCCCCGCCCGGTAACGGTGGCGGTCGAGCGCGACAACATCTTCGGCGCCCAGTTCCACCCGGAAAAGAGCCAGGATACCGGCTTGGCCTTCCTCGCCAATTTCGTCAACACGGTGGACGCGCAATGA